In Zingiber officinale cultivar Zhangliang chromosome 3B, Zo_v1.1, whole genome shotgun sequence, a single window of DNA contains:
- the LOC122054867 gene encoding polyamine oxidase 3-like, producing the protein MGLAGIAIQLQGAAWLHGVCNENPLASWIGRLGLPIYRTSGDNSVLYDHDLESYALFDGDGHQVPQDLVEKVGKVFETILEEANKLRYETNEDMSIAQAIKLVMERHSI; encoded by the exons ATGGGCCTTGCTGGTATAGCAATCCAG CTCCAAGGAGCAGCCTG GTTGCATGGTGTCTGCAACGAGAATCCATTGGCATCTTGGATTGGAAGACTTGGTCTACCAATTTATCGAACTTCTGGTGACAATTCTGTCTTGTATGATCATGACTTGGAGAG CTACGCACTCTTTGATGGTGATGGACATCAAGTGCCTCAAGATCTAGTGGAAAAAGTTGGTAAGGTGTTTGAAACCATTCTGGAAGAG GCTAACAAACTCAGGTATGAAACAAATGAAGACATGTCTATAGCACAGGCTATTAAGCTAGTCATGGAGAGGCATTCAATATGA